Sequence from the Thermococcus nautili genome:
AGCCAAGGGCAAGAATGAGGGCCGAGAGAGCTATTAGCGCGTACCTCGCCTCTTCCCCGAGCGGGTAGGTCAGCGCGAAGGCGAGAACTGCGCCGGCCGAGAAGGGTCTGGCCTTTTTCTTCACCGCCGGAACGATGAGCGGGATATATAGGTAAGGAATCCACTCCATGCTCCCACCGCAAGCGTTTAAAGAGTCCTCCTTAAATGCATACCGATGCTCTCGGTCGTTCTCGTTGAACCTGAGGGGCCGGCGAACATAGGCATGGTTGCGCGGACGATGAAGAACTTCGGCTTCTCGCGGTTAGTCCTCGTGAACCCGAACCTGACCGAGGAGAGCTACAGCTACGCGGTCCACGCTACCGACGTCCTTGAAAACGCGGTCATAGTGGATACCTTTGACGAAGCCTTAGAGCTGTTCGATTTGACCGTCGGAACCACTGGAAAGCCGGGAAAGAGGTTCATACCCTACCGCGCACCGCTCTATCCCTGGGAGCTGAGGGAAACCCTGAAGGACTACCCCGGTGAGGCCGGTCTGTTCTTCGGTCGGGAGAGCATAGGGCTTAAGAACGATGAGCTTGAGAGGCTCGACCTAATCGTCACTATTCCGACGAGCGACGCTTACCCGGTTATGAACTTAGCTCAGGCGGTCGCGGTTATACTCTACGAGCTCTCGAAGGCTAAACCGGAACCTTCCGTCGAAGCCCTAAAACCTGCGACGATGGAGGAGAAGGAGGCGCTAGTAAGAGTATGGGCCGAACTTTTAAACGTCCTCAACTACCCCAAGGACGAGGAGAGGCGGGCTGTCTTCGTCAAGGTCTTCAGGAAGGCAATCGGTAAGGCCTTCCTCTATGGTCGAGAAGTGCACACCCTCATAGGTCCGCTGAGAAGGGCCGTTAAGAGGCTGGAGGAATGCTGAATGCTCGCGGTGGAGAGGTTTAGGGTCAGCGGCCGGGACGTATGGATTGGGGTAATCTTTCACGGCAGGATTCAGGGAATCAGCTTCGCCTTCACGAGGGGCGAGCTTTTGGGGAGAATCAGAAACCTCGCCGAGTTCCTGCGGGGGAGAAACGTTGCCGTTTCCCTCGACGTCCAGCCGAGCAATTACACAGAGCTCGTTTATCGCGTTATGGTTGGGGAGCTTGACAACGGGAAAGCCCTTTCCGAGCTCTCCTTCGAGGGTGTAACGCCCTTTGAGAGGCGCGTTTACGAGTGGCTCACGAAAAACGTTAAAAGAGGCACCGTTATAACCTACGGTAGCCTTGCGAAAGCCCTTGGAACGTCGCCGAGAGCCATCGGCGGGGCGATGAAGAGGAACCCGTATCCGATAATCGTCCCCTGCCACAGGGTCGTGGCGAGCGACGGCATAGGCTACTACAGCTCCGGGATTGAAGAAAAGAAGTTCCTGCTCGAACTTGAGGGGGTGAAAGAATGGACAAGCTGAAGGCATATATAATCGGCTTCCTCGTTGTCCTCCTTGCGGTGGCCGGTTTCATAGTCTACAACTGGGGCTTCTGGAAGCTGGTGCAGGTAATCCTTGCGATAGGCTTCGTCGGATTCACGCTCGCACTGCTGTTCTTCACGGCTCTGACACTCTACGCCGAGAGCTGGAAGTACGGGGCAGTTCTGGCGGTTCTGACGGCGATAGCGGGCTATGGCTCCTACCTCGTGCTCACCTGGCAGAAGCTGGAAATCGTTGGAGGAATCATAGCGTTCTTCGTCTTCCTGCTGGCCTTTGGAATATGGTACATAAGCGAGCCCGATTTGAGCATAGCGGACCGCTTCCGCTCGGCTGAAAAGCTTGAGAGGATGGGACGCTACAAGCAGGCCGCGAGGAAGTACGAGAAGGCCGGAAACTATGAGAAGGCGGCTGAGATGTACCTGAAGCTCGGCTGGCTTGAGAGCGCGGCGTGGGCCTACGAGAAGGCCGGGAAGTATGAGAAAGCTGCCGAGCTCTACGAAAAGCTCTACGAGAAGGAGAAGGACACCTACTACCTGAAGGAGGCCCACGAGTACTGGAAGAAAGCTGGAAACATGGAGAGGGCCGCTAAGGCGCTTGAAAAGTACGCCGAGGAGGAGCCTTGGTTCTGGGAAGATGTTGCCAAGCTCTACGAGGAGCTCGGAAACGAGGAGAAGGCCAGGGAAGCCTGGGAGAAGGCCCTTGAGTACTACACCAAGGAGGCTCAGGAGGAGGGCGTCTTCTGGGAGGACGTTGGCAACATAGCGAGGAAGCTCGGTAGAGAGGAGCTGGCCCGCGAGGCTTACCAGAAGTTCCTCGAGTACTGCCTCAAGGAGGCGGAGGAGGACCCGATGTGGTGGAAGCACGTTGCAGAGGCCTACGAGTACCTGGGCGAGGCGGAGAAGGCTGAAGAAGCCAGGAAGAAGTACGAGGAGTACAGGCAGAGAATCCTTAAGGCCAACGAGGAGACCTCGCACTTCCCTGAGAATTAACCTTTTAAGCTCTCCCTCCCTACCTTTTCTTCGGGGATTGCCTTGGACGAGGAAAAGCCGAAGCTGAACGTTATCAAGCTCTCCAAGATGCCGATAAGGCTCGCGATGGAGGAGAAGTTCCTCCGCCTGAGCCCGGACGACAGGGTCGAGGACCTAATCAAGGGCCTCGAGCACAGAACCTGCGCCGTCGTAACCGACGAGTCCGGAAAACTGCTCGGCTTCATCTCCGTTGACGAGATAATAAACCTCCTCCTTCCGCCGTCCGATTACGTTCTCGTTGGCCTCGACGCCCTCAGGGAGGCCCATTTCGACTGGGACAGGCCGGTAAAGGAGATAATGAACCCCCGGCCGATAACGCTCTCCCCGGACGATAAGCTCGGCTACGCACTCAGCATGATGCTCGAAACCGGCGTGAGGCAGTTCCCGGTGGTCGAGAAGAAGAAAGTCGTCGGAACCTTCTCGGCTCAGAGCGTCATACGCTTGCTCAGGGTCTTCGCGCGGTGAGGGAAGTTGATTGAGCTAATCCTCTACCTCGCGCTCATGCTCTTAACGGCAGAAACCTTCGGCTGGCTGTTCTCGAGGATTGGACAGCCCGTGGTTCTCGGCCAGATAGTCAGTGGAATCCTCCTCGGGTTGGCGTTCCCGCCGACTGAGGAAGTGAAGGACATATCCATGATAGGCGTCCTCATGCTCCTCTTTCTGGCGGGCCTTGAGAGTAGCGTTGAAGAGCTCAAGAGCGCCGGCAAGAGCGGTTTTTCCGTCGCTTTCGTCGGTGTCGTTGTGGCCTTCGCAATGGGCTTTGGGATAGCCTACCCCTTCAAGGGCTTCGACCAGGCCCTCCTCTACGGCGCGCTGACCACTCCGACGAGCGTCAGCTTAACCGTCAGGGTTCTAATGGAGATGGACCGGCTGAAGAGCCGTGAGGGGACTACAATCCTCACCGCGGCGATAGTTGACGACATACTCGGTATAATCGTCCTGACGGTCGTCATATCGTCTCTCGTCTCCGGGGGCGTCAGCGTCGTCAGTCTCGTTGAAATCCTCGCCAAGGTTGGCATCTTCATAGCCCTGATGCTCTTCGCGATGCCGAGGGTTCTCGACTACGCCCTCAGGAAGGTCGTGAGGATAGGATTCGCCGATTCGACGGTTACCCTTTCAATGGCCGCCCTCTTCGCTTTCGCATACCTTGCCGAGCACATGAACCTTGCCTCTATCCTGGGTGCCTACCTGCTCGGCCTCGCGCTGAGCGAAACCGAGTTCAGGAAGCCGATTTTCGAGCACTCAAGGATAATAGCTCATTCGGTCTTCGTCCCACTGTTCTTCGTCGACGTCGGTATGAACATACCTGTTAAAGACCTCAAGAGTGCTGGACTCTTCGCGGTGCTCTTCAGCCTCGTGGCGATAGTGAGCAAGGTAATCGGCTGTGGAATCGGGGCGCTAATCGGCGGTATGAGCCCGAGGGAAGCCCTCCGCGTCGGCGTTGGAATGGTTCCGAGAATGGGCGTCGAGCTCGCGATGCTGGCGATAGCGATGAAGGCCGGCATAGTCGGGAGCGACGCCTACCTCGTGATAGTCCTGATGATATTCCTGAGCACCCTCGTTACCCCACCGCTCCTCAAGCTTGCCTTCAAGGGTCAGTAGACGTCTCCAGAGTCTTCGAGCTCCCTCAATTCCTCCTCAATTTCCCTCTCTTTCCGTTCGGCGTAGCGCTTGAGGTAGTCCGCGAGAACGTAGAGCGCAACTCCGCCAAGGGCCGTGAGAAGAAACGCCGCCGCGAGGGTTCCGAGGGTTACGTCGCCTCCGGACGGCAGGGGCATCGTCACCACCGGAGACCTTTCGAAGAAGGCCGTTAAAATCTTCCGCCAACCTTTTAAGAGCCCCGGCGAACCTTAGCCGGTGGTTGAGATGATGGGAATGAACCCAAGGCAGATGAAGAAGCTCATGCGCCAGCTCGGCATAAAGATGGAGGAGATGGAAGGCGTTAAGGAGGTCGTTCTTAAGCTTGAGGGCAAGGAAATAGTCCTCAAGAACCCCGTTGTCACTGTTATGGTCGTCCAGGGCGAGAAGACCTACCAGATTGTCCCCGGGAGCGAGGAGGTGAGGGAGGTCATAGAGATTCCCGAAGAGGACATCGAGCTCGTCATGGAGCAGGCCGGCGTTGACAGGGAAACCGCGCTCAAGGCCTTGAAAGAAACGAAAGGGGACATAGCGGAGGCAATCCTCAAGCTCAGCGGGGAGTAATCACTCCTTCTTGAACTTCTCTATTGCCTTCATGAGCGGTATGAGGTGCATTAACGCCGGGCCTCCGGCCATAAGAACTGCGACCAAACCGGCCTCTATGAGCTCCTCCGGCTTCGCTCCCGCCTCCAAAGCTTTCTGGGTGTGGAGGTAGATGCACCACTCACAGCCCTGGGCAATGCCGAGGGCGAGCGCTATAAGCTCCTTCTCCCTGGTTGTAAGGGCCTTGTTGTCGAGGGTCTCGCGGAGGAACCTTGAGAACGCGGCAATCTCCTTCGGGTGCTCCTTCCCGAGCCTGTCAAGGAGCTCCTCAATCTCCTTAAGCTTGACCTCAACCTCGGCGTACTCCATAGAAACCACCGAGGTAAGTTGGGAAAAAAGAATCTTAAGGCTTTCCTGAACGAAACGTTCTCAACCACTCGTTGGAACTATTCCCTGCCTGCGCATCTTCAGGATGTCGTCTATAACGTCTACCAGCCCCGCTATTATCTGGTCGTACTTGCCCCCGTCCTTTCCGTAGATTTCCTTCAGCTTGTCCTCAAGTGCGAAGAGGTCTTCGGTGTCGAGGTCAAGGAGCTTCTGGGCTTCCCTTGCAATCACGCGGAGCGTGACCCCCCTGGTTCTGTCGTCGTCGAGCAGTTTCAGAACGAGCTTGAGCATGCCTGAGAGCATTTCCCTTGAAGGAAGCCTGTCCGAGAGCCGGGCCATGAGCTCAAGGGCTCCTTCAACGTCCCTCTCCTTACCGGACTTGAGGAGCGTGTCTAGTAAACTGCTGAAGAACTTGGAGGTTCCCGGGTAGAGGGCGTAGATATCAGCTAAAACCCTCGCGGCGGTTTCCCTTGCCCAGGGGTTCTTGCTCTTCAGGAAGTCCCCGAGAACCGGGAGAATTCTGTAGGCGTCGCTCGGGGTTAGATGACTCGTCAGCCTCGCCACAATCCAGAGCGCGTCCATTCTCCTGCTGTAGTCGTCGCTCTCCAGCATGCCGAGAACCCTGTCCATGACCTCCGGGTCGAGCTTTGCCATCTCCGCCACTATCTCCGTTTTTCCGGCGTCCAAGAGCCTCTCGATGTCGTCTATGCTGTACTGGCTTATTTCGAGCCTCTTCTTGGCTTCGGTCTCGCTCACGAGCTCTTCGCTCGTTACCGCGCTTTTCTCGAGCTTCTCAAGAACCTGCGACGCCTTGACACCGAGCTTGACGTCTCCCTTGAGCTCCTTTATCCTCGTTATCGCCTTCAGCTTGTTCCTCGTGCTTATATCCTTCTCGCGGGAGAGCATCCTCTCGATAGAGTACAGTGCCCTCTCAACGACGTAGGGGTCGGGATGGGCAAGTAAATCGGCTATCCCGTCGAAAACTTCGTTCAGGACCTTTCTATCGTCGGTCTTCATCGCCATCTCTGTAAGGGCCGTTATAGCCGCGCTCTGAACTTCCCTCTTCTTGCTCGACCCTATGAGCGAGAACAGCCAGCGGATAATCTTGTACGCTATCTTCGCGACCTTTGCGCCGAGCTTTCCAAGTCCCTCTGCCGCGTACTCGCCGAGGACAGGCATTCCGGACTTCACCACGTCCTTCAGGGCCTCGGTGACCCTCTCGTACTCCTCGTCGGTGAGCTCGCCGGTTTCGAGGAGTGCGTTTATGAACTCCAGCGCCTTCAGCGCCACCCGCTCATCGTCGTCCTTCACGAGCCCAAGAACCGCGTCCAGCGCGAGCTTCTTCCTCTCACCGTCAAGCTTTCCCTCGGAGAGCATGTCTATAAGCACTTGAACCACGTTGGCACGCACGTGGGGGTTCTCGTCGTTCAACAGTTCGAGCAGAACCTTGAAGACCTTGTCGTACTCCTCGGCCAGCGCCCGAACCTCCTTGAGGCGCCAGGCGAGCAAATCTTTTCTAAGGCCCTCCTTGTCAACTATGATATCGCCACCTTTTAGCACGGCGAGAAGCGTCAAACCCAGCATAGTCTCCCCCCACTATATTACGGTGCGTTAGGATTTAAGCTTAGCCCAAAGGTTATTAAGGGCCCCTCCGATGGGTGGACGATGAGGGCAGTAGGCGTCATAAGGTACTCGCGAAGGGAGAGGCTCAGCAGGGAGGAGTTCGAGGAGCTCTTGAGGAGCGCCGGTTACGAGGTTCTGGCCGTTCTTGAGCAGAACAGGGAGGAGCATCCGCGCTACAACATCGGAAAGGGGAAGCTGGAGGAGCTTAAGGAACTCGTCAGGGAGCTTAAACCGGACAAGGTGGTTTTTGCGAACCGGTTAACGCCTTCCCAGGCCTACAACCTCTGGAAGGAGCTTCGCGTTGAGGTCATCGACCGCTGGCAGCTCGTCCTTGAGATTTTCGAAAAGCGGGCCCACTCAAAGGAGGCCAAACTTCAGGTGGAACTCGCGAGCCTCCAGTACGAGGTTCCGCTCGTGAAGGAAGCGATAAGGCGGATAAAGCTCGGCGACAGGGCCGGTTTCAAGGGAATGGGTGAGTACCAGACCCAGCAGTACCTCAAGCACATCAGGTACAGAATGGGCAAGATAAGGAAGGAACTTGAGAGGGTCAAGGCCGAGCGGGAAATCAGGAGGAAGAAGCGCGAGGAAGTCGGCTTTATCCTCGTCTCCCTTGCTGGATACACGAACGCCGGCAAATCAACGCTCCTCAACGCCTTAGCTGGAGAGAGCGTCGAGGCAAGGAACCAGATGTTCACGACCCTCGACACAACTACCAGGCGCTTCAAGCTCGGGAGCAAGAGGGTTCTCGTCACAGACACTGTCGGCTTCATAGATGGACTGCCACCTTTCATAGTTGAAGCCTTTCACTCGACGCTTGAGGAGATTGTCAAGGCCGACATAGTTCTCCTCGTCCTCGATTCGAGCGAGCCCTGGCGCGAGATAGCGAGGAAGTTCCGGGCGTCGGTAAACGTTCTCCGCGAGCTCAAGGCCCTCGACAAACCATTGGTCGTTGTCCTCAACAAGGTTGACCTGATTGAGAGAGAAGATGCCGAGGAGAAGGCGAGGCTTTTGACTGAGCTGAGCGAGAACCTCGGGGTCTCGATTGAGGGAGTGGCGAAAGTTTCGGCCAAGGAGAGGCAGCTTGACGAGCTCTACTCGCTCCTCGAACGGGTTCTCCTCAAGCTTCCCAAGTACGGGGCCTTTGAGATAGTTGTTGAAGACCCCTCAAGGGTTCCGGCGGTGATGGCCTTCCTGAGCTCGGTTGGTGAGGTTCTGTCGGTTGAGTATGGCGACGTAACGAGGATTAGGGCCTACGTCCAGACCGGTATGCTGAAGGAACTCACGAGAATGGGGGTAAAGATAGAGAGGCTAAAGCATCCCGGCGATGCTGAAGAGCTTGACGAGGACGAAGGAAATCACGATGGCCGTTAAAGGCGTCGCGACCCAGCCGAAGAGTATGTCCCTGATTACCCTCCTGTCAACGCCCTGACCGACGACGAGGCCGACCCCGACGACGCCTCCGACGATTGACTGGCTTGAGCTGACGGGCAGTCCGAGGAAGTTGGCGAGGCTGACCGATATCGCCGAGCCGAACTGGGCCGCGAAGGCTGAAATCGGGCCGAGGGCGGTTATCTTCTTTCCAACGGTGTGCATCACCGCGTAGCTGAAGGTAAGAGAACCGATGGCTAGGCTTATCGCGACGAGAACGCCCGCCGTCTTGGGCTCCATGAATCCCGCCCCGACTATCGGGCCCGAAGCGTTCGCGACCTCGTTGGTTCCGAAGTTGAAAGCCATGTACGAGCCACCGAGAATCGCGAGGGCCTTGTAGAGGGCTTCAATCGTCGAGACGCTCTTGATTTCTGAAATCACCCGGGAGTAGAACTTGTAGAGAATCATCGCAAGGATTCCCGAGAGTATCGGTGAGATAACCCACGCGGCCGCTATTTTCCCGAGGGTGGACCAGTTCACTGGGGCGTTCATCGCCAGACCAACGCCTATAACGCCGCCGACTATGGCCTGGGTGGTTGATACCGGAAGGCCTTTGACAGTTGCCACCGTGACCCAGATTCCGGCGGCGAGGAGAGCTATCAGGGCCATCTCCATCGTGAGAAAGCCCTCCGGGACTATGCCCTCTCCGACGGTCTTCATGACCTTGTAACCCTTCAGGTAAGCCCCGAGAACGACGAATATCGCTATCGTGAGAGTCGCCTGCCGAAAGCTCAGTATTCCCGAACCGACGGCGGTTCCCATAGCGTTCGCCGAATCATTTGAGCCTATGTTCCAGGCTATGTAGAAGGCCACTGCGATTATAGCAACCGCAAGTCCCTCCATCGCTCACCACTGGCTATATAGTCTATATAGTCAATTAAAAAAGTTTTCGAGAAACGATGAGCGGAAAAAACCATCGGAGGAATTTAAAGTTCACCCTTACCCAGAAAATCCCGTTTAGGGTTCCTTAACACGATACCGAAACCTAAATAAATGTTTCGGACTAACTACCGGTGAAAAACCCACAGGAGGCAGGGAAGATGATTGAGATACGTTTTCACGGTAGGGGTGGACAGGGTGCCGTTACGGCCGCCAACATCTTAGCCTCTGCAGCGTTCAAGCAGGGAAAGTACGTCCAGGCGTTCCCCTTCTTCGGTGTTGAGAGGCGTGGAGCACCGGTTACCGCATTCACCAGAATTGACGACAAGCCGATAAGGATTAAGACCCAGATTTACGAGCCCGACATCGTCGTCGTCCTCGACCCGAGCCTTCTCGACACCGTTGACGTTACTGCCGGTCTCAAGGACGGCGGAATCGTTATCGTCAACACCGAGAAGAGCAAGGAGGAGGTTCTTGAGAAGCTCAAGAAGAAGCCGGCCAAGCTGGCCCTCGTCGACGCCACCACCATCGCCCTCGACATACTCGGCCTTCCGATTACCAACACGGCCATCCTCGGTGCCGTTGCCAAGGCCACCGGCGTCGTCGAGCTCAAGTACGTCCAGGAGGCCATCAAGGAGACCTTCTCAGGAACCCTCGGCGAGAAGAACGCCAAGGCCGCTGAAGAGGCCTTCAACAAGACCGTTGTCTACGAGCTCTAATCTTCTCTTCCCTTCCTTAACCGAGGCGGGTGGTGGTAAAGTTGAACACCTTGTTTGGAGAAAAGAAAGCCCAGGCTGAGAAACTCGTCTTCACGTCAGTGGAGCAGTACCCCGAGGCGCCGATAACCCTTGGAACGACCCTCAGCAACTTCACGGGTGACTGGAGAACCTTCATACCCGTTGTGGACGACGACAAGTGCGTCAAGTGCTACATCTGCTGGAAGTTCTGCCCCGAGCCTGCAATCTACATCCGCGAGGACGGTTACGTCGGGATAGACTACGACTACTGTAAGGGTTGTGGAATCTGCGCGAACGAGTGCCCGACCAACGCCATAACGATGGAGAAGGAGGAGAAGTGATATGGCGGAGTACAAGCCGATTAGGAAGGTTGTGAGCGGTAACTATGCAGCTGCCTACGCGGCCAAGCACGCCCGCGTCCAGGTCGTTGCCGCTTACCCAATCACCCCGCAGACGAGCATCATCGAGAAAATAGCCGAGTTCATAGCCAACGGAGAGGCAGACATCCAGTACGTCCCCGTCGAGAGCGAGCACTCTGCCATGGCGGCCTGCATAGGTGCTTCCGCCGCTGGAGCGAGAGCTTTCACCGCAACCTCCGCCCAGGGTCTCGCTCTCATGCATGAGATGCTCCACTGGGCGAGCGGTGCGAGGCTCCCGGTTGTGATGGTCGACGTCAACAGGGCCATGGCTCCCCCGTGGAGCGTCTGGGACGACCAGACCGACAGTCTCGCTCAGCGCGACACCGGCTGGATGCAGTTCTACGCCGAGAACAACCAAGAAGTCTACGACGGCGTGCTCATGGCCTTCAAGATAGCCGAGACCGTCAACCTTCCCGCGATGGTGGTCGAGAGCGCCTTCATACTGAGCCACACCTACGACGTCGTCGAGATGATTCCGCAGGAGCTCGTTGACGAGTTCCTTCCGCCAAGGAAGCCCCTCTACGACTTAGCGGACTTCAGCCAGCCGTTCTCGGTTGGAGCCCTCGGTGGGCCGAACGACTACTACGAGTTCAGGTACAAGATAGCCAAGGCCATGGAGGACGCAGTCAAGGTCATCAAGGACGTCGGTAAGGAGTTCGGCGAGCGCTTCGGCAGGGACTACAGCGAGATGATTGAGAAGGGCTACGTTGACGATGCCGACTTCGTCTTCATGGGTATGGGCTCGCTCATGGGAACCGTCAAGGAAGCGGTGGACCTGCTCAGGAAGGAGGGCTACAAGGTCGGCTACGCGAAGGTTAGATGGTTCAGGCCGTTCCCGAAGGAAGAGCTAAGGGAGATAGCCGAGAGCGTCAAGGGCATAGCCGTCCTCGACAGGAACTACTCCTTCGGCCAGGAGGGCATACTCTTCAACGAGTCCAAGGGCGTTCTCTACAACACCGACGCCAGGCCGATAATCAAGAACTACATCGTCGGACTCGGTGGCAGGGACTTCACGGTTGGAGACGTCAGGGCCATAGCGGAGAACATGAAGAAGGTTATCGAGGCAGGAAAGCTCGATAGAGAGGTTGAGTGGTACCACCTCAAGAGGTGAGAACGATGGAGATTCCCGAGAACGTTAGAAAAAGGCTGAGCATTCCCGCTGAGGAGCACTTCTTTGCCGGCCACACGGCCTGCCAGGGCTGTGGCGCCTCGCTCGGAATAAGGTACGTCCTCAAGGCCTACGGCAGGAAAACCATCTTCGTCATCCCCGCGTGCTGTTCGACCATCATAGCCGGTCCCTGGCCCTACACCGCGCTTGACGCTAACCTCTTCCACACCGCCTTCGAGACCACCGGTGCTGTCATAAGCGGTATCGAGGCGGCACTCAAGGCGAGGGGAATAAAGGTCAAGGGCGACGACGGGGTTATGGTCGTCGGCTGGGCCGGCGACGGTGGTACAGCGGACATAGGCCTTCAGGCCTTGAGCGGCTTCCTCGAGAGAGGCCACGACGCTGTTTACATAATGTACGACAACGAGGCTTACATGAACACCGGAATCCAGAGGAGTTCCTCAACCCCCTACGGAGCCTGGACCACCAACACACCGGGAGGAAAGAGGCACTTCCTTGAGAAGAGGCACAAGAAGAAGGTCATTGACATTGTCATCGCCCATGAGGTTCCCTACGCGGCCACGGCAAGCGTCGCCTTCCCGGAGGACTTCATAAGGAAGCTCAAGAAGGCCAGGAAGGTTGAGGGTCCGGCTTTCATACAGCTCTTCGCCCCCTGTCCGACGGGCTGGCGCTCACCAACCGATAAGAGCATCGAGCTCGCCCGCCTGGCAGTTCAGACCGCCTACTTCCCGCTCTTTGAGTACGAGAACGGAAAGTACAAGATAAACATGCCCTCGCCCAAGAAGGAGCCGAAGCCGATAGAGGAGTACCTCAAGCTCCAGGGCAGGTTCAAGTACATGACCAAGGAGGACATTGAGTACCTCCAGAGCTGGGTGCTTCGCGAGTGGGAGAAGCTCAAGAAGCTCGCCGAGGTCTTCGGCTGACCTTTCCTTTTCCAACTTTGGGTTTCCATAAGGTTTAAGTTTCCATCTGACAACTCACCAGGGGTGATACATATGGCTGAGAGCCCGTTTAAGGCCGACATAGAGAGGGTTCAGAAGGAGTATAGCGAAAAGATGACGCCGGGAGCGATTGCCTACATCCCGGGGAGTAGCGTAATAAACAAGACCGGTTCCTGGCGTGTCTTCATGCCGGAGTTCAACAGGGACAAGTGCGTTAGGTGCTACCTCTGCTACATCTACTGCCCGGAGCCGGCCATCTACCTCGACGAGGAGAACTACCCGGTCTTCGACTACGACTACTGTAAGGGTTGTGGAATCTGTGCGAACGAGTGCCCGACCGACGCGATAATAATGGTTAGG
This genomic interval carries:
- a CDS encoding RNA methyltransferase codes for the protein MLSVVLVEPEGPANIGMVARTMKNFGFSRLVLVNPNLTEESYSYAVHATDVLENAVIVDTFDEALELFDLTVGTTGKPGKRFIPYRAPLYPWELRETLKDYPGEAGLFFGRESIGLKNDELERLDLIVTIPTSDAYPVMNLAQAVAVILYELSKAKPEPSVEALKPATMEEKEALVRVWAELLNVLNYPKDEERRAVFVKVFRKAIGKAFLYGREVHTLIGPLRRAVKRLEEC
- the otg gene encoding methylated-DNA--protein-cysteine methyltransferase, with amino-acid sequence MLAVERFRVSGRDVWIGVIFHGRIQGISFAFTRGELLGRIRNLAEFLRGRNVAVSLDVQPSNYTELVYRVMVGELDNGKALSELSFEGVTPFERRVYEWLTKNVKRGTVITYGSLAKALGTSPRAIGGAMKRNPYPIIVPCHRVVASDGIGYYSSGIEEKKFLLELEGVKEWTS
- a CDS encoding tetratricopeptide repeat protein, whose translation is MDKLKAYIIGFLVVLLAVAGFIVYNWGFWKLVQVILAIGFVGFTLALLFFTALTLYAESWKYGAVLAVLTAIAGYGSYLVLTWQKLEIVGGIIAFFVFLLAFGIWYISEPDLSIADRFRSAEKLERMGRYKQAARKYEKAGNYEKAAEMYLKLGWLESAAWAYEKAGKYEKAAELYEKLYEKEKDTYYLKEAHEYWKKAGNMERAAKALEKYAEEEPWFWEDVAKLYEELGNEEKAREAWEKALEYYTKEAQEEGVFWEDVGNIARKLGREELAREAYQKFLEYCLKEAEEDPMWWKHVAEAYEYLGEAEKAEEARKKYEEYRQRILKANEETSHFPEN
- a CDS encoding CBS domain-containing protein, whose translation is MDEEKPKLNVIKLSKMPIRLAMEEKFLRLSPDDRVEDLIKGLEHRTCAVVTDESGKLLGFISVDEIINLLLPPSDYVLVGLDALREAHFDWDRPVKEIMNPRPITLSPDDKLGYALSMMLETGVRQFPVVEKKKVVGTFSAQSVIRLLRVFAR
- a CDS encoding cation:proton antiporter — encoded protein: MIELILYLALMLLTAETFGWLFSRIGQPVVLGQIVSGILLGLAFPPTEEVKDISMIGVLMLLFLAGLESSVEELKSAGKSGFSVAFVGVVVAFAMGFGIAYPFKGFDQALLYGALTTPTSVSLTVRVLMEMDRLKSREGTTILTAAIVDDILGIIVLTVVISSLVSGGVSVVSLVEILAKVGIFIALMLFAMPRVLDYALRKVVRIGFADSTVTLSMAALFAFAYLAEHMNLASILGAYLLGLALSETEFRKPIFEHSRIIAHSVFVPLFFVDVGMNIPVKDLKSAGLFAVLFSLVAIVSKVIGCGIGALIGGMSPREALRVGVGMVPRMGVELAMLAIAMKAGIVGSDAYLVIVLMIFLSTLVTPPLLKLAFKGQ
- a CDS encoding nascent polypeptide-associated complex protein codes for the protein MMGMNPRQMKKLMRQLGIKMEEMEGVKEVVLKLEGKEIVLKNPVVTVMVVQGEKTYQIVPGSEEVREVIEIPEEDIELVMEQAGVDRETALKALKETKGDIAEAILKLSGE
- a CDS encoding carboxymuconolactone decarboxylase family protein — its product is MEYAEVEVKLKEIEELLDRLGKEHPKEIAAFSRFLRETLDNKALTTREKELIALALGIAQGCEWCIYLHTQKALEAGAKPEELIEAGLVAVLMAGGPALMHLIPLMKAIEKFKKE
- the hflX gene encoding GTPase HflX, whose amino-acid sequence is MRAVGVIRYSRRERLSREEFEELLRSAGYEVLAVLEQNREEHPRYNIGKGKLEELKELVRELKPDKVVFANRLTPSQAYNLWKELRVEVIDRWQLVLEIFEKRAHSKEAKLQVELASLQYEVPLVKEAIRRIKLGDRAGFKGMGEYQTQQYLKHIRYRMGKIRKELERVKAEREIRRKKREEVGFILVSLAGYTNAGKSTLLNALAGESVEARNQMFTTLDTTTRRFKLGSKRVLVTDTVGFIDGLPPFIVEAFHSTLEEIVKADIVLLVLDSSEPWREIARKFRASVNVLRELKALDKPLVVVLNKVDLIEREDAEEKARLLTELSENLGVSIEGVAKVSAKERQLDELYSLLERVLLKLPKYGAFEIVVEDPSRVPAVMAFLSSVGEVLSVEYGDVTRIRAYVQTGMLKELTRMGVKIERLKHPGDAEELDEDEGNHDGR
- a CDS encoding inorganic phosphate transporter, which translates into the protein MEGLAVAIIAVAFYIAWNIGSNDSANAMGTAVGSGILSFRQATLTIAIFVVLGAYLKGYKVMKTVGEGIVPEGFLTMEMALIALLAAGIWVTVATVKGLPVSTTQAIVGGVIGVGLAMNAPVNWSTLGKIAAAWVISPILSGILAMILYKFYSRVISEIKSVSTIEALYKALAILGGSYMAFNFGTNEVANASGPIVGAGFMEPKTAGVLVAISLAIGSLTFSYAVMHTVGKKITALGPISAFAAQFGSAISVSLANFLGLPVSSSQSIVGGVVGVGLVVGQGVDRRVIRDILFGWVATPLTAIVISFVLVKLFSIAGML
- a CDS encoding pyruvate/ketoisovalerate ferredoxin oxidoreductase subunit gamma, with protein sequence MIEIRFHGRGGQGAVTAANILASAAFKQGKYVQAFPFFGVERRGAPVTAFTRIDDKPIRIKTQIYEPDIVVVLDPSLLDTVDVTAGLKDGGIVIVNTEKSKEEVLEKLKKKPAKLALVDATTIALDILGLPITNTAILGAVAKATGVVELKYVQEAIKETFSGTLGEKNAKAAEEAFNKTVVYEL
- a CDS encoding 3-methyl-2-oxobutanoate dehydrogenase subunit delta — its product is MNTLFGEKKAQAEKLVFTSVEQYPEAPITLGTTLSNFTGDWRTFIPVVDDDKCVKCYICWKFCPEPAIYIREDGYVGIDYDYCKGCGICANECPTNAITMEKEEK